The Paracoccus sp. TOH sequence CAGCGTTCGAGCTTGCGGGCGGTTTCCGGATCGAAGGCGTCACCCTTTTCCAGGAAGGCGTCGAAGGCGTCGGCATCCATCACCTCGGACCACATGTAGCTGTAATAGCCGGCGCTGTAGCCGTCGCCGGAAAACACATGCGCGAAATGCGGCGTGGCATGGCGCATCGGGATGGCGGCCGGGGCGCCCAGTTCGGCCAGCAGCCCGGCCTGCCGCGCCATCGGGTCGGAAGGCGGCGGGCCCCGGTGAAAGGCCAGGTCGACCAGGGCGCTTTCCAGATATTCGGTGGTGGCAAAGCCCTGATCGGCATTTCTCGCCGCCAGGATGCGGTCGCGCAGCGCCGCCGGCAGCGGCGCGCCGGTCTCGGCATGGCGGGCGTGGCGGTCCAGCACCTCGGGCTGCTCCAGCCAATGCTCGAAAAGCTGGCTCGGCAGTTCGACGAAATCCCGTGCCACCGACGTCCCCGAGATCGAGGGCCAAGCCACGTCGGAGAGGATATGGTGCAGCGCGTGGCCGAATTCATGGAACAGCGTATGGGCGTCGTCCCAGCTGAGATAGCAGGGCGCGCCGGCGGTCTCGGGCGGGGTGAAGTTGCAGACATTGACCACGATGGGCCGCTGGCCGGCGCCGATCCCGTGCTGCTGCTGCAAGGACGAGCACCAGGCCCCCGAGCGCTTGCTGGGCCGGGCGAAGTAATCGCCCAGGAAGACGGCCATCTGCCGGCCGTTCCGCGTGATCTCCCACGCCCGGACATCGGGCGACCAGAGCGGCGCGTCGAAGGGCCGGAACTCCAGCCCGAACAGCCGCTGCGCGGTGTCGAAAACCGCGCCGATCATGGCGTCGAGCGTCAGGTAGGGCTTGACCGCCGCCTCGTCGAGATCGTGCTCGGCCTTGCGGCGGCGCTCGGCGTAGAAGCGCCAGTCCCAGGGCTCCAGCGCGCCGTTCACGCCATCCTCGTGCAGCATCTGGGCCAGGCGGGCGGCATCGGCCTCGGCCCGCGCCTTGGCCGGGGCCCAGACCTGCATCAGCAGCGCCTCGACATTGGCGGGCGCGCCGGCCATCTCGGGTTCCAGCTTGTAGCTGGCGAAATCCGGGTAGCCCAGAAGCTGCGCACGCTCATGCCGCAGCGCCAGGATCTCGGCGGCGATGGGGCGGTTGTCGGTCGCGGCGCCGCCGGCGCCGGCGCCGCTGCCGCGCGCCGTCCAGGCCCGCCAGGCCACCTCGCGCAGGGCGCGGTCCTCGGCATGTTCCAGGAAGGGCACGATCAGCGAGCGGTTCAGCGTCACCACCTGCCCGGGCAGGCCGCGTTCGCGCGCCGCCGCCCGCATCGAGCGCAGCAGCCAGTCCGGCAGCCCCGCCAGCCCGGCATCGGGCACCGCCAGGGTGAAGTCCCGCTCGTCGGTCAGCACGTTCTGGGCGAAATCGGTCGAGAGCACGGCCAGACGCTCGCGGATCGCCGCCATGCGCTGGCGCGCGGCGCCGGTCAGGCCGGCCCCGGCCCGGCGCAGGCCGCGCAGGCTCAGTTCGGTCAGCCGGCGATCCTCGGGGGGCAGCCCGTCCCTGTCCTGCATGATCGCCTCGACCCGGTCGAAAAGCCGCGGGTCCATGCTGACCTTGCTGCCATGCGCCGCCAGCCGCGGGGCGATCTGGCGTTGCAGCGCCTGGCGCGCCGGGTTGGAATCGACGCCGGTCAGGGTGAAGAAGATGGCGCAGAGCCGGTTCAGGGGATCCTCGGCGGTTTCCAGCGCCGCGACGGTGTTTCGGAAGGTCGGCGGTTCGGGATTGGCGGCGATGGTCTCGACCGCGTCGCCGGCCAGTTTCAGACAGACGTCGAAAGCGGGGGCGAAATCCTCGTCGCGGATCCGGTCGAAGCGCGGCAGCCCCAGCGGGCCGGTCCAATGGGTGAGTTCGGGGTTCATGCGAGCCTCCTGTTCGGTTGCCCGCGAGTGTTTCAGCCCTGCCGGAAATGTCCAGAGCCCGCGAGCCCCGAACAGACCGGGCAATCGGCGCGGCGGGCGATTTTCATCACCCGGTTCTCGCCATAGAGCCCGTCGAAGATCAGCATCTGCCCGCGCAGCGGCTCGCCCGCCCCGGCGATCAGCTTGATCGCCTCGAGCGCCAGCATCGAGCCGATCACCCCCGGCAAGGGTCCGACCACGCCGGCCTCGGCGCAGGCGGGGGCAAGACCGGGGGCCGGCGCCTGCGGGAAGATGCAGGCCATGCAGGGCGCGCCGTGTCCAGGATCCCAGACCGTCACCTGGCCTTCCCATTGCGCGATGGCACCGGCGACCAGCGGCACGCCGGCCCGCACGCAGGCGGCGTTGACGGCCTGGCGGGCGGCGAAACTGTCGGTGCCGTCGATGACCAGATCATGGTCGGCGACCAGCGCGGCGTCCTCGGCCGTGATGCGGCGGTTCATCGCCGTGACCGCGACATGCGGGTTCAGCGCCAGCATGGCGGCACGCGCTGCCTCGGCCTTGAGCGCGCCGTCGTCCGAGGCGCGGAAGATCACCTGCCGCTGCAGGTTCGACAGGCTGACCCGGTCGTCGTCGGCGACGGTGATCCGCCCGACGCCGGCGGCAGCGAGGTAAAGGCAGACCGGCGCCCCCAACCCGCCCGCGCCGACGACCAGCACCCGCGCCCGGCGCAAGGCAGCCTGTCCCGGCCCGCCCAGTTCGCGCAGCACGATATGGCGGGCGTAGCGGTCCAGTTCCGCATCCGAGAGCGGGCCCGGATCGGCCCCGGATTCGGGCGCGGACCCATCGGCGGGTTCGGGCGAAGGCTCGGCTGCGGCCTGCTTCGCCGGCACCAGCCCCGGCCCGTCATGCGGCAGCGCGACGCTGTGGCGGTGCAGCAGGCGCAGGGCCAGCCAGGCCGAGACGCCGATCAGGGCCATGGCCAGCAGCCAGATCAGCGCATGGGGGGACCATTGCACGAAACGCGAAAAGGCGTTGTCCGGCCAGCGTTGGACCGCGCCGGCCACCGCCAGCCACAGCAGGACGGCGGCCATTCCCAGCAGCCAGCCGCGCAACCGCAGCCAGTAAAGCCAGCCCAGCACCGCGCCATAGCCCAGAAGCCACCAGCCGCCGGTCAGCCAGACCAGCACCAGCAGAAGGATGAGGACAGGCACCGCCCCGCCCCGTCAGCCCCGGCCGGTCGAGCCGAAGCCGCCCTCGCCGCGCGCGGTCTGGTCCAGCGCCTCGGCCATCACATAGGCCGCGCGCGTCACCGGGGCGACGACGGCCTGGGCGATGCGTTCGCCGTGGTGGATCGCATAGGGCGCGGCGCCAAGGTTGATCATGATCACCCCCAGCGGGCCGCGATAATCGCTGTCGATGGTGCCCGGCGTGTTGGGCAGCGTCACGCCATGCTTCAGCGCCAGGCTGGAGCGGGGGCGGATCTGCATCTCGTAGCCCGCGGGGATCTGCACGCGCAGCCCGGTCGGCACCAGGCGGATCTGGCCGGGCTCGAGCACCAGCTTGGCCCCGTTCATCCCGGCCCCGCCCAGATCGGCCCGCAGGTCGGCACCGGCCGAGCCGCGGGTCTGGTATTCGGGCAAGGGCAGCGCCGGATCGGCGCCCGGTTCGCGCAGAACCAGAATCGTCACCTCGGCCGCCATCACCCTGCCTTATTTCGGAGCGATCATCATGACCATCTGACGCCCTTCCAGCTTGGGCATCGATTCGACCTTGCCGGCCTCGCCCACATCGGCGGCGACCCGGCCCAGAAGTTCCAGTCCCAGCTGCTGATGCGCCATCTCGCGGCCGCGGAAGCGCAGGGTCACCTTGACCTTGTCGCCCTCGCCCAGGAATTTCATCACCGAACGCATCTTCACGTCGTAATCATGGGTATCGGTCCCAGGGCGGAACTTGATTTCCTTGATCTCGATGATCTTCTGCTTCTTGCGGGCCTCGGCCTCGCGCTTCTGCTGTTCATATTTGAACTTGCCGAGATCCATGATCTTGCAGACCGGCGGCACGGCATTGGGCGAGATCTCGACCAGGTCCAGCCCGGCCTCCTGCGCAAGCTCCATCCCCTTGGCGGGGGTCACGACGCCGACGTTTTCGCCATCCGCGCCGATCAGGCGGATCTCGGCGACTCGGATGCGTTCATTGACGCGGGGGCCGGTGTCACGGGTGGGCGGAGCGTTATGCGGTCTGCGGGCTATGGCTGTCTTCCTTGTATGGCCAGAGGTTTTGCGCGGTTAAATAGTCTTGCAGGGCCGCGTTTTCAACCGGATTCGCAGTCGGGCGCCAAGGTTTCGGCAGGATGGATCGCGGTTTCGCGCCCCAGTTGACGCAGGCGTGAGCGGCCGCGCGGCGCGTGTGCCGCCGGGATGCTTTTCCCCCTGCCCGCGACATGGCATAGATGCGTTTGCGCCGCTGCCCTGACGGAGACCCGCATGAAGAAGTTCCTTGTCCTGATCGTCGTGCTTGCCGCCGCCGCCGCTGCGGCCTGGTTCTGGCGCGAGGGGGCCTTCAGACCGACGCCCGCGCAGATGCCGGCACCCGAGGCGACCCCCGAAGCCGCCGCCCCGCCCGTCGCCGAGGATGCGCCCGCCGCGCGGGACACGGCGCAGGACAAGGCCAATGCGGCCGCCGATGCCGCCGCCGACGCCGCCGCCATTGCCGCGGATGCGGCGGCGGATGCTTCGTCCTCGGCGGATTCCGCCGCGGTCGGCCCGGCCAGCTCGGCCGCCGAACAGGCCGAGGCCGCCGCCGAAAGCGCCATCGCCGCGGCCGACCGCGCCGCCGAGGCCGCGGCCCAGGCCGACACCACCCCGCAGCAGGCCGAGGCCGCCGCCATCGCCGCAGGCACCGCCGCGCGCGAGGCCGCCAGCGCCACGCGCGAAGCCGGCAGCGCCGCCAGCCGGGCGGTCGAGATCGACTCGGCCCTGACCCCGCAGGGCTTCGATGCCGGCAAGGTGCGCGCCATCATCGACGCCTCGTCGCTGGCGCCGGCCCGCAAGGCCGAACTGGCGGCGCTGCTCGACCGTGCCGGCTCGGACCCCGCGGCGCTGACCCGGGCGCTCGACCAGATCAAGGCCGCCCTGCCGTGAGCTTCCGCCCCCTCGCCCAGTTCCTGCGGGAATCGCCCGACCGGCTGGTCAAGGGCCCGATCGCACTGGTGCTGATCGAGGACCAGGCGGCCGTCGCCCAGACGCTGGAGCATCTTCTGAAGGCGGGATTTCGGCTGATCCTGGCGCTGTCGCCCGAGCCGCTGCCCGCCCATGCCGTCCCCGAGACCGGCGCGACGAAGATCGTCAACCTGCGTCACGAGTCGCGGCACGGCCGCGCCCATGTCGAGGCGGTGAACATCGCCATCGAACTGATGCCCGAGGGCACCTGGCTGTATTACGGCTACAACGCGGAATTCCTGTTCTATCCCTTCTCGGAGCATCGCACGGTGGGCGAGATGCTGGCCTTCCATGCCGAGGAGCGGCGCAGCGCCATGCTGACCTATGTCGTGGACCTCTATGCGCCCGACCTGCAGCGTTTCCCCGACGCGATCAGCCTGAACGAGGCGATGTTCGACCGCACCGGCTATTTCGCGCTCGGCCGCGCCGACCGCCAGGGCCGCCACAAGGAGCGGCAGCTGGATTTCCATGGCGGGCTGCGCTGGCGCTTCGAGGAATACATTCCCCAGGACCGCCGCCGCATCGACCGCATCGCGCTGTTCCGCACCCGGCCGGGCCTGCGCCTGTTGCCCGACCACCGCTTCAACGTCGAGGAATACAACACCTATGCCTGCCCCTGGCATCACAACCTGACCGCCGCCATCGCGTCGTTCCGGGTGGCCAAGGCGCTGGTGAAGAATCCCGGCTCGCGCGCGCATATCCGCAGCTTCCGCTGGCGGAACTCGTATCCCTTCCGCTGGAATTCGCAGCAGTTGATGGATTTCGGCCTGATGGAGCCGGGGCAATGGTTCTAGACCCCGCCTGGCTGGCGCGGCACGCACCGCACGCCCGCCCCGCCGACGATTTCCGCGACGAGGGCGACGTGGACTATGCCCGGGTCATCCACTCTGCCGGGTTTCGCCGGCTGCAGGGCAAGACGCAGATCCTGAACCTGGGCGACAGCGATTTCTACCGCACCCGCCTGACCCATTCGCTGGAGGTGGCGCAGATCGCCGGCGGGCTGGTGCAGCACTTGCAGGGGACATTCCCCCAGCACCCCGCCGCGGCCGCCCTGCCCGGCCGCAGCATGATCCAGGCCATCGCCTGCGCGCATGACCTGGGGCATCCGCCCTTCGGCCATGGCGGCGAGGCGGCGCTGAACTGGTGCATGCGCGATGCCGGCGGTTTCGAGGGCAATGGCCAGACCCTGCGCCTGCTGTCCCAGCCCGTCGACGCGGCGCCCGAGCCCGGCGTGAACCTGACGCGCCGCAGCCTGTTGGGAGTGCTGAAATACCCCGCCAGCTGGTCGCGACTGCAGAATCCGGCGCTGCGCCCGCGCCTGCACGACAGGCTGTCGGTGCTGCGCAGCATCGACGCGGCGGCCTCGACGCCGCCGAAATGCCACCTGGATTGCGAAAGCGGCGTGGTGGACTGGATCCTCGCCCCGCTCGACCCCGAGGACCGGCTGCGCTTTGCCGAGATCCGCACCCATGCAGGCGGCCACGCGACCACGCTGCACAAATCGCTGGATTGCAGCATCATGGACGTGGCCGACGACATCGCCTATGGCGTCCACGATCTCGAGGACGCCATCGCGCTGGGGCTGGTCTCGGCCGAGGAATTGCGCGCCGCGCTGCCGCCCGAGGCCGGCGGCGGGTTCGGCGATCACCACCGGATGGTGGCGCAGCTGTTCGGCCCGCCCGCCGCGCGCAAGCGCTGCATCGGCGCGCTGGTGCATCACTTCATCGGCGCGGTGCGCTTCCGCGAGGAACCCGGCTTCCGCGAGCCGCTGCTGCGCTGGCGGGTCGAGCTGGCCGAGGCGCCGCGCCGCTTGCTGGGGGCGCTGAAGGGCTTCGTCTTCGACCGGGTGATCCGCAGCGCCGGGGTGCAGCAACTGGAATTCAAGGGCCAGGCCATGGTGGTCGAGGTCTTCGAGGCGCTGCGCTCGGACCCCGGCCGGCTGCTGCCCGGCGAATGGCGGGCGCGTTTCGCCGAGACCGGGGGCGAAAACGGGGATGGCCTGCGCATCCTCTGCGATTGCGTCGCCGCCATGACCGACACCGCCTTGCTGCGGACCTATGAGCGGCTGTTCGCGCCGCGCATGGGCTCGGTCTTCGACCGGCTCTAGGCGGCGCTGACCCGCCAGATCACGTCGCCCACGTCGTCGGCCATCAGAAGCGACCGGCCGTCCGGGCCGATGGCGACGCCGACCGGGCGGCCATAGGAATGCCGCTCGTCCTCGGACAGGAAGCCCCAGAGGATGTCGCGCGGCGGACCCGAGGGGCGGCCGCCGGAAAAGGGCACGAAGATCAGCTTGTAGCCGGACAGGGTCGAGCGGTTCCAGGAACCGTGCTGGCCGATCACCATGCCGTCCGGAAAGCCGGGCAGCGTGCCCTCGGGCATCCAGCACAGACCCAGCGAGGCGGTATGGCCGCCCAGCGCGTAATCCGGGGTGATGGCGCGGGAGACCTCGGCCGGGTCCTGCGGCACGCGGTCGTCCACGGTCTGGCCCCAGTAGCAATAGGGCCAGCCATAGAAGCCGCCGTCCTGCACCGAGGTCAGGTAGTCGGGCGGCGTCTCGTCGCCCAGCCCGTCGCGTTCGTTCACCACCGTCCAGAGCGCGCCGGTCGTGGGCTCCCAGGCCAGGCCGACCGGATTGCGCAGGCCCGAGGCGAAGATCCGCGCCCGGCCGGTTTCCAGCTCCAGCTCCCAGATCGCGGCGCGGCCTGCCTCGGCCTCCATGCCCTCGTCGCCGATATTGGTCAGCGAGCCGACGCCGCAGTAAAGCCGCTTGCGGTCGGGCGAAACGATCAGGCTGCGCGTCCAGTGGCCGCCGGGCTTGAACGCGACCAGCCGGCGGCCGGGCCCGTCGAGCCGGACCGCGCCCGGCTGATAGGCGAAGGCGACGATGCCGTCGGTATTGCCGACGAAGAAGGTTTCGCCGACCAGGGCCATGCCGAAGGGCTGGCGCTGGCGCTCCAGAAACACCTCGCGCGTTTCGGCCACGCCGTCTCCGTCACTGTCGCGCCACAGCGTGATGCGGTTGGCGCTGGTGCCCAGCGCCCGGGCGCGGCGCATGGTGGCCTGGGTGGCGCGGTCGAGCAGCGATTTCGGCGGGCTGGCCTCTTGCAGCGCTTCGGCCACCAGCACGTCGCCATTGGGCAGGACCTCGATCCAGCGCGGATGCTGCAGCTCGCGCGCGAAGGCGTTGACGCGCAGCCCGGGCGCGGCCTTGGGCAATTGTCCCGGCGCCCAGCCGCGGGCGGTGGGCATCTTCAGGGTCATGATGCCCTGTTTCTTCGCCTGCGGAATGGCGGGGCTGGGGCCGAATGCCGCGCGGCGAGGTGCGCCCATGCGCCGCATCAACACCATCGCACCGCCCACGATCGCCGTCGCCTTTGCCAGAAGATCCATGCCTTGTCCTTCCGTTTGCACCCTTCCCGTTTGCGCAAGCCGAGGCTAATCGGGATGCGGCGCGGGTCAATCCGGTTTTCCGGGCCCGCGTTCCGGGCCCGCGTTCTGGACCCGAATTGCGGGGGGTCCGAATTGCGGGAAGCCGGCCCCAAGCGGCGGGGGCAGCGCCGGCGGCGCCGTCCCATGGCTATTGGGGCAACGAAGAAAAGGTCAGCCGCGCGCTGCGCGGATCAGCGCCGCCAGCTGCTCGGTCGAGGGATCGTGGCCGGGGGCGGGCTTGCCCTCGAGCAGCGGGGCGACCTTCAGCGCCAGTTCCTTGCCGAGTTCGACCCCCCATTGGTCGAAGCTGTTGATGCCCAGGATCACCCCCTCGGCAAAGACCCGATGCTCGTAAAGCGCGACGATCTGGCCCAGCGTGAAAGGATCGAGCTCCGCGATCAGCAGCGTCGTCGAGGGGCGGTTGCCGGGAAAGACCCGGTGACGGGCCTGGCGTTCCAGTTCGGCGCCGGTCAACCCCTTGGCGCGCATGAGATCCAGCGCCACGTCCAGCGAGCGGCCGCGCATCAGCGCCTCGGATTGCGCCAGGCAATTGGCGGTCAGCAGCAGGTGGTGATGCGCAAGCTCCGGCTCGTGGCCGCGGGCGGCGACGATGAATTCGCAGGGCACGATGGCGGTGCCCTGGTGGATCAACTGGTAGAAGGCATGCTGGCCGTTGGTGCCCGGCTCGCCCCAGACCACCGGGCCCGAGGGCAATGTCAGGTCGCTGCCGTCCATGGCCACCCGCTTGCCGTTCGATTCCATTTCGAGCTGCTGCAGATAGGCCGGCAGCCGCGCCAGTCGGTTGTCATAAGGCAGCACGGCGCGGGTGCCATAGCCGCAGATTTGATGGTGCCAGATGCCCACCAGCGCCAGGATCACCGGCAGGTTCTCTGCCAGCGGCGCCTGGCGGAAATGCCGGTCCATCGCCGCGCCTCCGGCCAGGAAGCGGTCGAACTGCCCGGGTCCGATGGCGATCATCAGCGACAGCCCGATCGGCCCCCACATGGAATAGCGTCCGCCGACCCAATCCTCGAACCCGAAGACGCGGGCCGCGTCGATGCCCCATTCGGCGGTCCGGTCGGTGGCCGAGGACAGCGCGGCGAATTGCGCCGCCGGCTGCGCCACCGTCTTCGCCATCCAGTCCAGCGCGGTTTGCGCGTTGGTCATGGTCTCGATGGTGGTGAAGGTCTTGGAGGCAACGATGACCAGCGTGGTCGCCGGATCGAGCCCGGCGATGGTGTCGGCGATATCGGCGCCGTCCACGTTCGAGACGAAATGCAGCCGCGGCCCGTCGTGCCAGGGCGAGAGCGCGCGGGTCGCCATGGCTGGACCCAGGTCCGAGCCGCCGATGCCGATGTTGATCACGTCGGTGATCTTGCCACCCTGGCCCGCGAAGCTGCCGTCGCGGACGCTTTGCGCGAAGGCGCCCATGCGGGCGTGGGTGGCGCGCACCTCGGGCATGACGTCCTGGCCCTCGACCATGACGCTGGCGTCAAGGTTGCGCAGCGCGGTGTGCAGCACGGCGCGATCCTCAGTCTCGTTGATGCGCTGGCCCGCGAACATCGCCTCGCGCCGTTCGGCGACCGGCTGCGCCAGTTCCAGCAGCAGCGCCCGGGCGGTGTCGTCGATGGAGGTCTTGGACCAGTCCAGCACCAGCCCCTCGGCGCGGGTGGAAAAGCCCGCGGCGCGGGCCGGGTCGGCGGCAAACAGCGCCTCGATCCGCAGCGCGCCTTGCGATTTGCGATGGTCGGTCAGTCTGGTCCAGATATCGGTCATGTCACTCTGCCCAATGCACGGTGATGTCGCCCAGGAAGGCCCGGATCGGCGCCTCGGTCGGGTCGAGACCCTGCGCACGCTCGAAGGCCTCGCGCTTGTCGGCGCCGGCGATCAGCAGATGGGTGTTGATGGCGCCGCCGAGCGCCGAGGCGGTCAGGGTGATCCGCGGCTCGTCCTTCAGGCTGTTGATGGCCATGACGCTGGGCGCATCGGGGGCCAGCGCCAGCACCGTTTCGGAGGCCGAGGGGAACAGGCTTGCCGTATGCATGTCGGTGCCCATGCCCAGAAGCAGCACGGTCAGCGGCAGATGCGGGGCGATGGCCTCGGTCAGCGCCGGCACCGCGGCCTCGGGGCGCGCGTCGCCGGTATAGAGGTCGATGTAATGCGCCGCCGCCGCCTTGTCCTTGAGCAGGTGGCGGCGCAAAAGCCGGCCGTTCGAGCGCAGGTGC is a genomic window containing:
- a CDS encoding M3 family metallopeptidase, whose protein sequence is MNPELTHWTGPLGLPRFDRIRDEDFAPAFDVCLKLAGDAVETIAANPEPPTFRNTVAALETAEDPLNRLCAIFFTLTGVDSNPARQALQRQIAPRLAAHGSKVSMDPRLFDRVEAIMQDRDGLPPEDRRLTELSLRGLRRAGAGLTGAARQRMAAIRERLAVLSTDFAQNVLTDERDFTLAVPDAGLAGLPDWLLRSMRAAARERGLPGQVVTLNRSLIVPFLEHAEDRALREVAWRAWTARGSGAGAGGAATDNRPIAAEILALRHERAQLLGYPDFASYKLEPEMAGAPANVEALLMQVWAPAKARAEADAARLAQMLHEDGVNGALEPWDWRFYAERRRKAEHDLDEAAVKPYLTLDAMIGAVFDTAQRLFGLEFRPFDAPLWSPDVRAWEITRNGRQMAVFLGDYFARPSKRSGAWCSSLQQQHGIGAGQRPIVVNVCNFTPPETAGAPCYLSWDDAHTLFHEFGHALHHILSDVAWPSISGTSVARDFVELPSQLFEHWLEQPEVLDRHARHAETGAPLPAALRDRILAARNADQGFATTEYLESALVDLAFHRGPPPSDPMARQAGLLAELGAPAAIPMRHATPHFAHVFSGDGYSAGYYSYMWSEVMDADAFDAFLEKGDAFDPETARKLERWILSKGDSLPADELWLKFRERKPGVHALLRGRGLLADAS
- a CDS encoding glycosyltransferase family 2 protein, which produces MSFRPLAQFLRESPDRLVKGPIALVLIEDQAAVAQTLEHLLKAGFRLILALSPEPLPAHAVPETGATKIVNLRHESRHGRAHVEAVNIAIELMPEGTWLYYGYNAEFLFYPFSEHRTVGEMLAFHAEERRSAMLTYVVDLYAPDLQRFPDAISLNEAMFDRTGYFALGRADRQGRHKERQLDFHGGLRWRFEEYIPQDRRRIDRIALFRTRPGLRLLPDHRFNVEEYNTYACPWHHNLTAAIASFRVAKALVKNPGSRAHIRSFRWRNSYPFRWNSQQLMDFGLMEPGQWF
- the infC gene encoding translation initiation factor IF-3; translated protein: MARRPHNAPPTRDTGPRVNERIRVAEIRLIGADGENVGVVTPAKGMELAQEAGLDLVEISPNAVPPVCKIMDLGKFKYEQQKREAEARKKQKIIEIKEIKFRPGTDTHDYDVKMRSVMKFLGEGDKVKVTLRFRGREMAHQQLGLELLGRVAADVGEAGKVESMPKLEGRQMVMMIAPK
- a CDS encoding anti-phage deoxyguanosine triphosphatase, encoding MVLDPAWLARHAPHARPADDFRDEGDVDYARVIHSAGFRRLQGKTQILNLGDSDFYRTRLTHSLEVAQIAGGLVQHLQGTFPQHPAAAALPGRSMIQAIACAHDLGHPPFGHGGEAALNWCMRDAGGFEGNGQTLRLLSQPVDAAPEPGVNLTRRSLLGVLKYPASWSRLQNPALRPRLHDRLSVLRSIDAAASTPPKCHLDCESGVVDWILAPLDPEDRLRFAEIRTHAGGHATTLHKSLDCSIMDVADDIAYGVHDLEDAIALGLVSAEELRAALPPEAGGGFGDHHRMVAQLFGPPAARKRCIGALVHHFIGAVRFREEPGFREPLLRWRVELAEAPRRLLGALKGFVFDRVIRSAGVQQLEFKGQAMVVEVFEALRSDPGRLLPGEWRARFAETGGENGDGLRILCDCVAAMTDTALLRTYERLFAPRMGSVFDRL
- the dut gene encoding dUTP diphosphatase, with translation MAAEVTILVLREPGADPALPLPEYQTRGSAGADLRADLGGAGMNGAKLVLEPGQIRLVPTGLRVQIPAGYEMQIRPRSSLALKHGVTLPNTPGTIDSDYRGPLGVIMINLGAAPYAIHHGERIAQAVVAPVTRAAYVMAEALDQTARGEGGFGSTGRG
- the pgl gene encoding 6-phosphogluconolactonase — protein: MSVEFIEYADREMLFLSLADRLAGQLSQHLRVNDAASLCVPGGTTPAPLYDYLSGSEVDWARVTVLLNDERWVDGEHLRSNGRLLRRHLLKDKAAAAHYIDLYTGDARPEAAVPALTEAIAPHLPLTVLLLGMGTDMHTASLFPSASETVLALAPDAPSVMAINSLKDEPRITLTASALGGAINTHLLIAGADKREAFERAQGLDPTEAPIRAFLGDITVHWAE
- a CDS encoding sorbosone dehydrogenase family protein, which codes for MDLLAKATAIVGGAMVLMRRMGAPRRAAFGPSPAIPQAKKQGIMTLKMPTARGWAPGQLPKAAPGLRVNAFARELQHPRWIEVLPNGDVLVAEALQEASPPKSLLDRATQATMRRARALGTSANRITLWRDSDGDGVAETREVFLERQRQPFGMALVGETFFVGNTDGIVAFAYQPGAVRLDGPGRRLVAFKPGGHWTRSLIVSPDRKRLYCGVGSLTNIGDEGMEAEAGRAAIWELELETGRARIFASGLRNPVGLAWEPTTGALWTVVNERDGLGDETPPDYLTSVQDGGFYGWPYCYWGQTVDDRVPQDPAEVSRAITPDYALGGHTASLGLCWMPEGTLPGFPDGMVIGQHGSWNRSTLSGYKLIFVPFSGGRPSGPPRDILWGFLSEDERHSYGRPVGVAIGPDGRSLLMADDVGDVIWRVSAA
- the pgi gene encoding glucose-6-phosphate isomerase, which translates into the protein MTDIWTRLTDHRKSQGALRIEALFAADPARAAGFSTRAEGLVLDWSKTSIDDTARALLLELAQPVAERREAMFAGQRINETEDRAVLHTALRNLDASVMVEGQDVMPEVRATHARMGAFAQSVRDGSFAGQGGKITDVINIGIGGSDLGPAMATRALSPWHDGPRLHFVSNVDGADIADTIAGLDPATTLVIVASKTFTTIETMTNAQTALDWMAKTVAQPAAQFAALSSATDRTAEWGIDAARVFGFEDWVGGRYSMWGPIGLSLMIAIGPGQFDRFLAGGAAMDRHFRQAPLAENLPVILALVGIWHHQICGYGTRAVLPYDNRLARLPAYLQQLEMESNGKRVAMDGSDLTLPSGPVVWGEPGTNGQHAFYQLIHQGTAIVPCEFIVAARGHEPELAHHHLLLTANCLAQSEALMRGRSLDVALDLMRAKGLTGAELERQARHRVFPGNRPSTTLLIAELDPFTLGQIVALYEHRVFAEGVILGINSFDQWGVELGKELALKVAPLLEGKPAPGHDPSTEQLAALIRAARG
- the moeB gene encoding molybdopterin-synthase adenylyltransferase MoeB, with the translated sequence MPVLILLLVLVWLTGGWWLLGYGAVLGWLYWLRLRGWLLGMAAVLLWLAVAGAVQRWPDNAFSRFVQWSPHALIWLLAMALIGVSAWLALRLLHRHSVALPHDGPGLVPAKQAAAEPSPEPADGSAPESGADPGPLSDAELDRYARHIVLRELGGPGQAALRRARVLVVGAGGLGAPVCLYLAAAGVGRITVADDDRVSLSNLQRQVIFRASDDGALKAEAARAAMLALNPHVAVTAMNRRITAEDAALVADHDLVIDGTDSFAARQAVNAACVRAGVPLVAGAIAQWEGQVTVWDPGHGAPCMACIFPQAPAPGLAPACAEAGVVGPLPGVIGSMLALEAIKLIAGAGEPLRGQMLIFDGLYGENRVMKIARRADCPVCSGLAGSGHFRQG